From Rhodoferax sp. AJA081-3, the proteins below share one genomic window:
- a CDS encoding polysaccharide deacetylase family protein, giving the protein MTKNRTLLIVAAVATTTIAAAGIAYILKPVAPPPVVAAPIAAAPQAIDTSALLAGFKDVLAAYRKIIVLFADEKTLAANERALANQVGQGLFHENRQRVVELEAQLETLVSSTNPQRLEAIAGLLDYVESSTDLFDADRLAFRELLRSVQGAVARDSSLPAIKLHKRLGEDLDALAEIERNYEKEIRLVFGRFETRAIDLKRERWQDYVASLKKLYTREQILKDYGVVVPYPVPKEVARKSKSEDEGEIFGHSLPAKTIVLTFDDGPHGVYSAEIAAILKQYSAPAIFFQVGSNLGAVGADGKSKLAPKANVSRKLVEGGHTLANHSMTHAQLSKRTGDALKTEIVGTDELLKAVDANRSPLFRFPYGARNEEGLAVLDAAQLRSVMWNIDSLDWADPVPSSIADRVLRTVEKEGRGIVLFHDIHERTVKALPAILDRLVADGYQFASWDGKGFTVAKGTAGAVPVGAPLATSPGYSDSWAIVIGIDDYAKWPKLQYAARDAQAIREALIQKFNFVPEHIVSLSNKEATRTGILAAFHDKLAHSGMKKNDRLFVFFAGHGATRKLSSGRDLGYIIPVDSDPNQIATDAIPMTELQNIAESLTAKHALFVMDACYSGLGLTRGGAGGGSSNFLRDNAKRLGRQMLTAGGADQLVADGGPNGHSVFTWTLLQGLAGKGDLNGDGIITATELAAYVAPAVSAVSRQTPAFGSLPGSEGGDFVFELAANDEFLSGTSSQLSGDAIAMNNKLDAARPAPATAAPATGDKPMPAPAPASVVVKDLQGGEQKIVTPVAVPSSVRQLAQRANDRGLQLYKEKQYALAEAQFTEALKLRPDFALAANNLGFVYYKQDKFAEAARWFENTIKIDPSRAVAYLNLGDAYAKAGQTDKAKKAFSTYLELAPNGVGAAYARQQVDKG; this is encoded by the coding sequence ATGACCAAAAATCGCACCCTTCTGATCGTGGCCGCAGTTGCCACAACCACCATTGCCGCTGCTGGTATTGCCTACATTCTCAAGCCCGTCGCGCCGCCGCCTGTCGTGGCCGCACCCATTGCCGCAGCCCCACAGGCCATCGACACCAGTGCACTGCTGGCGGGTTTTAAGGATGTACTGGCGGCCTACCGCAAAATCATCGTGTTGTTTGCAGATGAAAAGACATTGGCTGCCAACGAACGCGCGCTGGCCAACCAGGTGGGCCAGGGACTTTTCCATGAAAACCGCCAACGCGTGGTGGAGTTGGAAGCGCAGTTGGAAACCCTGGTCAGCTCCACCAACCCACAGCGCCTGGAAGCCATCGCCGGACTGCTGGACTATGTGGAGAGCAGTACCGATCTGTTCGACGCAGACCGCCTGGCCTTTCGTGAATTGCTGCGCAGTGTGCAAGGGGCAGTGGCGCGTGATTCGTCGCTGCCCGCCATCAAGCTGCACAAGCGTTTAGGCGAAGACCTGGACGCGCTTGCCGAAATTGAACGCAACTACGAGAAAGAAATTCGACTGGTCTTTGGCCGCTTTGAGACCCGCGCCATCGACTTGAAACGTGAACGCTGGCAAGACTACGTCGCCAGTCTGAAAAAGCTCTACACGCGTGAACAAATCCTGAAAGACTACGGCGTGGTGGTGCCCTACCCTGTGCCCAAGGAAGTGGCTCGCAAAAGCAAGTCCGAAGACGAGGGTGAAATTTTCGGACACAGCCTGCCGGCCAAGACCATCGTGCTGACCTTTGACGATGGCCCACACGGGGTCTACAGCGCCGAGATTGCCGCCATTCTCAAGCAGTACAGTGCGCCGGCCATCTTCTTCCAGGTCGGCAGCAATCTGGGTGCAGTCGGAGCGGACGGCAAGTCCAAGCTTGCCCCAAAGGCCAATGTGAGCCGCAAGCTGGTCGAAGGTGGCCACACCCTGGCCAACCACAGCATGACACACGCCCAGTTGTCCAAACGCACCGGGGACGCGCTCAAGACCGAAATCGTAGGGACCGACGAATTGCTCAAGGCCGTAGATGCCAATCGCTCACCGCTGTTTCGCTTTCCGTATGGCGCCCGCAATGAAGAAGGCCTGGCCGTGTTGGACGCGGCCCAACTGCGCTCGGTGATGTGGAACATCGACTCGCTGGACTGGGCAGACCCGGTGCCTAGCTCCATTGCCGACCGTGTGTTGCGCACGGTGGAGAAAGAAGGCCGCGGTATTGTGCTGTTCCACGATATCCACGAGCGCACCGTCAAGGCCCTGCCCGCGATCCTGGACCGCCTGGTAGCCGATGGTTACCAGTTTGCCAGCTGGGATGGCAAGGGCTTCACCGTTGCCAAAGGCACTGCGGGCGCGGTGCCGGTGGGTGCACCACTGGCCACCAGCCCCGGCTACAGCGACTCCTGGGCCATCGTCATCGGTATTGACGACTACGCCAAATGGCCCAAGCTGCAATACGCGGCGCGCGACGCCCAGGCCATACGCGAAGCGCTGATCCAGAAGTTCAACTTCGTGCCCGAACACATCGTGTCCCTCAGCAACAAGGAGGCCACACGCACCGGCATCCTGGCTGCCTTCCATGACAAGCTGGCCCACAGCGGCATGAAGAAGAACGACCGCCTGTTTGTGTTCTTTGCCGGCCACGGGGCCACCCGCAAACTCAGTTCCGGGCGCGACTTGGGCTACATCATTCCGGTGGACTCAGACCCCAACCAGATTGCCACCGACGCCATTCCCATGACCGAGTTGCAAAACATTGCCGAAAGCCTGACCGCCAAACACGCGTTGTTTGTAATGGACGCCTGTTACAGCGGCCTGGGCCTGACGCGCGGTGGCGCTGGCGGTGGTTCCAGCAACTTTCTGCGCGACAACGCCAAACGCCTGGGCCGCCAGATGCTGACCGCAGGTGGTGCCGACCAACTGGTGGCGGACGGTGGACCCAATGGCCACTCGGTCTTCACATGGACATTGTTGCAAGGCCTGGCCGGCAAGGGGGACTTGAATGGCGACGGCATCATCACGGCGACCGAGCTGGCTGCGTATGTAGCGCCAGCCGTGTCCGCCGTGTCACGCCAGACGCCAGCCTTTGGCAGCCTGCCCGGCTCGGAGGGTGGTGACTTTGTATTTGAATTGGCTGCCAATGATGAGTTTTTAAGTGGCACGTCCAGCCAGCTATCGGGCGACGCCATCGCGATGAACAACAAGCTGGATGCGGCCCGGCCAGCGCCGGCAACTGCCGCACCTGCAACGGGCGACAAACCGATGCCCGCACCTGCCCCTGCCTCCGTTGTGGTCAAAGACCTGCAAGGTGGTGAGCAAAAAATCGTGACGCCTGTCGCTGTGCCCAGCTCGGTCCGCCAACTGGCCCAGCGCGCCAACGACCGAGGCTTGCAGCTTTACAAAGAGAAGCAGTACGCGCTGGCCGAGGCCCAGTTCACCGAGGCGCTCAAACTACGGCCCGACTTTGCGCTGGCCGCCAACAACCTGGGCTTTGTGTACTACAAACAAGACAAGTTTGCCGAGGCGGCGCGCTGGTTTGAGAACACGATCAAGATCGACCCTTCCCGCGCCGTGGCGTACCTGAACCTGGGCGACGCCTATGCCAAAGCGGGCCAAACGGACAAGGCCAAAAAGGCATTCAGCACCTATCTGGAGTTGGCCCCCAACGGCGTTGGTGCGGCGTATGCGCGCCAGCAAGTAGACAAAGGCTAG
- a CDS encoding serine/threonine-protein kinase, whose product MIELPISAAAPTVSHVDALADGTRLGEFEIRGLIGVGGFGMVYRAYDHSLQRDVAIKEYMPTALAGRAEGGLHISVRTTNDNETFQKGLRSFVAEARMLAKFEHPSLVRVFRFWEANDTAYMVMPLYRGMTLKQARQCMRLPPTEAWLRKVLWCILGALKVLHRGTALHRDVSPDNIFLQDSGPPVLLDLGAARLAIGDNAKQHTAILKVNYAPIEQYADSQGLPQGPWTDLYALAAVVHGQLCNEPPLPAMIRVVNDKMPPFANVVKTVASEFGQGYSEQFTQAITWALSIQPQDRPQSVREFARSLGLVTPHGMSSFDWRAELPPACLPNGKPSAAAAHHPVTVEKTRPNLTNPDYAPTQFIDDADDESEESASAAAQWGPDSTPVARHDKPSDRRRRAREPLGGATALESQSTAHRKKPSRNGTKRGEARQLRPAVVWVLVATLALLTVVAAAWGWRTWTASSKAAAPVAVVLPEEVVLDSTPAAPLSASSAPLVTTELQETIIESSRPANPASAAVDTKAAKALERPRSAASKPAKVEAPRPAPVTETASTPPPPVASQPAPEPKPEAPVVTPEKLCSDAGFLARPMCMFRACQRPDLAGTATCVELQKNLQRNKENNDINKF is encoded by the coding sequence ATGATTGAACTGCCGATTAGCGCTGCTGCACCTACCGTAAGCCATGTAGACGCGTTGGCCGACGGAACCCGATTGGGAGAGTTCGAGATCCGTGGCTTGATCGGTGTAGGTGGTTTTGGCATGGTCTACCGGGCCTACGACCATTCCCTGCAGCGCGATGTAGCCATCAAGGAATACATGCCGACGGCACTGGCCGGCCGCGCCGAGGGTGGTTTGCATATTTCGGTCCGAACCACCAACGACAACGAAACCTTCCAAAAAGGATTGCGGTCTTTTGTGGCCGAGGCCCGCATGCTGGCCAAGTTTGAACACCCTTCGCTGGTGCGGGTGTTCCGCTTCTGGGAGGCCAACGACACCGCCTACATGGTCATGCCGCTGTACCGGGGCATGACACTCAAACAGGCCCGCCAGTGCATGCGTCTGCCGCCCACAGAAGCCTGGCTGCGCAAGGTCTTGTGGTGCATCTTGGGCGCGCTGAAGGTTTTGCACAGAGGCACCGCCCTGCACCGCGACGTGTCGCCAGACAATATCTTTTTGCAGGACAGCGGCCCGCCGGTACTATTGGATTTGGGTGCGGCCCGTCTTGCCATTGGTGATAACGCCAAGCAACACACCGCCATTCTCAAGGTCAACTACGCGCCCATTGAGCAGTATGCCGACAGCCAAGGTTTGCCTCAGGGGCCCTGGACAGACTTGTACGCCCTGGCTGCCGTGGTGCACGGCCAGCTGTGCAACGAACCACCACTGCCCGCCATGATCCGCGTGGTGAACGACAAGATGCCACCGTTTGCGAACGTCGTCAAAACGGTGGCGTCCGAATTTGGCCAGGGATATTCAGAACAGTTCACACAGGCTATTACCTGGGCCCTAAGCATCCAGCCACAGGACCGGCCCCAGTCGGTACGGGAGTTTGCGCGCAGCCTGGGCCTGGTCACACCACATGGCATGTCGTCGTTTGACTGGCGAGCGGAGTTACCGCCCGCCTGCCTGCCCAACGGCAAACCTTCTGCCGCCGCGGCCCACCACCCGGTCACGGTTGAGAAAACACGGCCCAATTTGACCAACCCGGATTACGCGCCCACACAGTTCATAGACGACGCCGACGACGAGTCGGAAGAATCCGCGTCCGCTGCGGCGCAGTGGGGGCCCGACAGCACACCCGTTGCGCGCCACGACAAACCGTCCGATCGCAGAAGACGGGCCCGCGAGCCACTGGGTGGGGCGACGGCTTTGGAAAGCCAATCCACGGCCCATCGCAAAAAGCCCAGCCGCAATGGGACCAAACGGGGCGAAGCCAGGCAACTGCGGCCCGCTGTGGTGTGGGTACTGGTTGCGACCCTTGCCCTGCTGACCGTGGTGGCCGCTGCCTGGGGTTGGCGTACATGGACCGCCAGCAGCAAGGCCGCCGCTCCCGTGGCCGTGGTCTTGCCCGAAGAAGTCGTATTGGACAGCACCCCTGCCGCACCGCTCTCGGCAAGCAGCGCGCCTTTGGTGACCACAGAGCTCCAAGAAACCATCATCGAGAGCAGCCGACCGGCCAACCCCGCATCGGCCGCAGTGGACACCAAAGCCGCCAAAGCGCTGGAGCGTCCCCGCAGTGCGGCATCCAAACCGGCCAAGGTAGAAGCACCCCGCCCCGCCCCGGTTACGGAAACCGCCTCCACCCCGCCCCCGCCGGTAGCGTCGCAACCTGCGCCCGAACCCAAACCGGAAGCCCCTGTGGTAACGCCGGAAAAATTGTGTTCGGATGCCGGTTTTCTGGCACGCCCCATGTGTATGTTCCGCGCCTGCCAACGGCCGGACTTGGCCGGTACCGCCACCTGTGTTGAACTGCAAAAAAACCTGCAGCGCAACAAAGAAAATAACGACATCAACAAGTTCTAA
- a CDS encoding phosphopantetheine adenylyltransferase produces the protein MTHTGKSPAMHYLTMAMLMVVGIIHLLPMSGVLGTERLAALYGLPINEPNLAILMRHRAVLFGLLGLFLVYAAFRPGLQTLAFVAGFASVLSFLWLAWSQGGYNPQIQRVVIADVVALVCLVLGGLVHAYRQLRN, from the coding sequence ATGACCCACACCGGAAAGTCACCCGCCATGCACTACCTCACCATGGCCATGTTGATGGTCGTTGGCATCATCCACTTGTTGCCAATGTCTGGCGTACTCGGCACTGAGCGTTTGGCGGCGCTGTATGGACTGCCGATCAACGAACCCAACCTTGCCATCTTGATGCGCCACCGCGCGGTGCTGTTCGGTCTGCTGGGCCTGTTTCTGGTCTACGCGGCTTTTCGGCCTGGGCTGCAGACCCTGGCATTTGTGGCGGGGTTTGCCAGTGTGCTGTCGTTTTTGTGGCTGGCCTGGTCACAGGGTGGGTACAACCCGCAAATTCAGCGTGTGGTCATCGCCGACGTGGTGGCCCTGGTCTGCCTGGTACTTGGCGGTCTGGTCCACGCCTACCGGCAATTGCGGAACTGA
- a CDS encoding histidine phosphatase family protein, with the protein MTSLLLVRHGQTQFNAEHRYLGALDPDLNAQGIAQARALRETLPAQLDAVLCSPLRRAYQTAEIICEGRGWMPQVHDAFRERHVGVFEGLTQKEAQTLYPDLWAQNITRQWHAAPIGGETISEVVERVSRGLRDIAEQHKDQTVVLVAHGFVAKVIRAVNHVGFDDFFDWQLENGAVLKLDVVVTSRTSGGSPLPPT; encoded by the coding sequence GTGACAAGTCTCTTGTTGGTCCGCCATGGCCAAACACAATTCAACGCGGAGCACCGTTACCTCGGTGCCCTGGACCCGGACCTCAACGCACAAGGGATCGCCCAAGCCAGGGCCCTGCGCGAGACCTTGCCTGCACAGTTGGATGCGGTGCTCTGCTCCCCCCTGCGCCGCGCATACCAAACGGCCGAAATCATTTGCGAAGGCAGGGGTTGGATGCCTCAGGTCCACGATGCGTTCCGAGAGCGCCATGTCGGCGTTTTCGAGGGACTGACACAGAAAGAGGCGCAGACCCTTTATCCCGACCTTTGGGCACAGAACATTACGCGCCAATGGCACGCCGCACCCATCGGCGGAGAAACGATCTCAGAGGTTGTTGAACGTGTAAGTCGTGGTCTACGGGACATTGCTGAGCAGCACAAGGACCAGACTGTGGTTCTGGTCGCCCACGGCTTTGTCGCCAAGGTTATCCGCGCCGTCAACCATGTCGGGTTTGACGACTTCTTTGATTGGCAGCTGGAAAACGGAGCCGTGCTGAAACTTGACGTTGTCGTTACGAGCCGGACCTCGGGTGGCTCGCCATTACCTCCCACGTAG
- a CDS encoding NAD(P)/FAD-dependent oxidoreductase: MHSFDVVIVGAGAAGLFCAGVAGQLGLKVLVVDHCEKVADKIRISGGGRCNFTNRDVGPANFLSDNPRFCRSALSRYTARDFITLVEKHGIAYHEKHKGQLFCDHSADDIIQMLLAECAASGNVTRWQPCAISSIRFLASSPRRISPNSYEIDSDRGTISCGAMVIATGGLSIPKMGATDFGYRVAKQFDLPLVTPRPALVPLTFDETAWAPFAQLSGLSLPVRIETGTKKDKVAFLEDLLLTHRGISGPGVLQISSYWQSGTPIRLNLAPDTDVAEWLTHAKATSRKLIANELAALVPSRLADTWVAQGAALGHNWARPINEASDKALAVLGERLSQWELTPTGTEGYKKAEVTAGGVDTRNLSSQTMESKQPGLYFIGEVVDVTGWLGGYNFQWAWASGFACAQGLAAKLLG; the protein is encoded by the coding sequence ATGCATAGTTTTGATGTGGTCATCGTCGGCGCGGGCGCAGCCGGCCTGTTTTGCGCCGGTGTGGCCGGTCAGTTGGGCCTGAAGGTGCTGGTGGTGGACCACTGCGAAAAGGTGGCGGACAAGATCCGCATCTCGGGTGGCGGCCGCTGCAATTTCACCAACCGCGATGTGGGGCCCGCCAACTTCCTCAGCGACAACCCGCGCTTCTGCCGCTCGGCCCTGTCGCGTTACACCGCGCGCGACTTCATCACACTGGTGGAGAAGCATGGCATCGCCTACCACGAGAAACACAAGGGCCAGCTGTTTTGCGACCACTCGGCCGACGACATCATCCAGATGCTTCTGGCCGAATGTGCGGCATCTGGCAACGTCACCCGCTGGCAGCCCTGCGCCATATCATCCATACGATTTTTAGCCTCTAGCCCTCGTAGAATAAGCCCAAACAGCTATGAAATTGATAGTGACCGTGGAACCATATCGTGTGGTGCCATGGTCATCGCCACCGGCGGCCTGTCCATACCCAAGATGGGGGCGACCGACTTTGGATACCGCGTGGCCAAGCAGTTTGACCTGCCCCTGGTCACGCCCCGCCCCGCGCTCGTGCCGCTGACGTTTGATGAAACGGCCTGGGCACCGTTTGCGCAACTCTCGGGGCTTTCCCTGCCAGTCCGGATAGAAACCGGCACCAAGAAAGACAAAGTCGCCTTCCTGGAAGACCTGCTGCTCACCCACCGCGGCATCAGCGGCCCGGGCGTGCTGCAAATCTCCAGCTACTGGCAGAGCGGCACACCAATCCGTCTGAACCTGGCGCCCGACACCGACGTGGCCGAATGGCTGACCCACGCCAAGGCCACATCCCGCAAGCTGATCGCCAACGAACTGGCCGCCCTTGTGCCCTCGCGCCTGGCCGACACCTGGGTGGCCCAGGGCGCGGCGCTGGGCCACAACTGGGCGCGGCCCATCAACGAAGCCTCCGACAAGGCATTGGCCGTATTGGGCGAACGCCTGAGCCAGTGGGAGCTGACCCCCACTGGCACCGAGGGCTATAAAAAGGCCGAGGTGACGGCTGGTGGTGTGGACACCCGCAACCTGTCCTCACAAACCATGGAGTCCAAACAACCCGGCCTGTATTTCATTGGCGAGGTGGTGGACGTGACTGGCTGGCTGGGTGGCTACAACTTCCAGTGGGCCTGGGCCAGTGGCTTTGCCTGTGCGCAGGGGCTGGCGGCGAAGTTGTTGGGGTGA
- a CDS encoding SPFH domain-containing protein, with protein MDKKASNEYVATTANGFVAVLLGMGLLAVAVFMVTRGPSLATLVLAGMAVVAALWFLSGLYTLNPNQAAVLKLFGSYRGTDRREGLRWANPFLSRSKVSTRARNFNSEKLKVNDLRGNPIEIAAAIVWRVSDTARASFDVEDFESYVFTQAEAAVRHLASSYAYDNLDDAGSTAPKEITLRSGADQVGAALLEELQDRFALAGVVVVDAKLTHLAYAPEIAGAMLRRQQAQAIIAARSLIVQGAVGMVELALTGLQERGLVALDDERKAAMVTNLLVVLCSDHDAQPVVNTGTLYN; from the coding sequence ATGGACAAAAAAGCATCCAACGAATATGTGGCAACCACAGCCAATGGCTTTGTGGCGGTACTGCTGGGCATGGGCTTGTTGGCAGTGGCCGTATTCATGGTCACCCGTGGACCCAGCCTCGCCACACTGGTGTTGGCCGGCATGGCCGTGGTGGCGGCCCTGTGGTTTCTATCGGGGCTGTACACGCTTAACCCCAACCAGGCGGCGGTATTGAAGCTGTTTGGCAGCTACCGCGGCACCGACCGCCGGGAGGGCCTGCGCTGGGCCAACCCGTTTTTGAGCCGCAGCAAGGTGTCGACCCGGGCGCGCAATTTCAACAGCGAAAAGCTCAAAGTGAACGACCTGCGCGGCAACCCCATCGAGATTGCCGCTGCCATTGTCTGGCGGGTCAGCGATACCGCGCGGGCCAGTTTTGATGTGGAGGATTTTGAGTCGTACGTGTTCACCCAGGCAGAGGCAGCCGTGCGGCACCTGGCCTCCAGCTACGCCTATGACAACCTGGACGACGCGGGCAGCACGGCACCCAAGGAGATCACGCTGCGCTCGGGCGCCGACCAGGTAGGTGCGGCGCTGCTGGAGGAACTGCAGGACCGCTTTGCCCTGGCCGGTGTGGTGGTGGTGGATGCCAAACTCACCCACCTGGCCTATGCCCCAGAAATCGCTGGTGCCATGTTGCGCCGCCAGCAGGCCCAGGCCATCATCGCCGCGCGCAGCCTGATCGTGCAGGGCGCTGTCGGCATGGTGGAACTGGCCCTGACCGGCCTGCAGGAGCGCGGCCTGGTGGCGCTGGACGATGAACGCAAAGCCGCCATGGTGACCAATCTGCTGGTGGTACTGTGCTCTGACCACGACGCCCAACCGGTGGTGAATACTGGCACCTTGTATAACTGA
- the cobA gene encoding uroporphyrinogen-III C-methyltransferase: MKHDLSNSSARGHVTLVGAGPGDPELLTIKALKAIQQATVVLVDDLVNEAIVAFAQPTARIVYVGKRGGCKSTPQSFIEKLMVTAALEGENVVRLKGGDPFIFGRGGEEMEALHAAGVRVDVINGITAGIAAVSSLGVPLTHREHAHGVVFVTGHAKPGSAGTDWRALAATAQQARLTLVIYMGVSGAATIQNELLYGLPSDTPVAIIQNASLPTQRQAVCTLAELESTIAREQLASPSVIVVGDVLQGLLAAGVDARELPLKHRAA, from the coding sequence ATGAAACACGATCTTTCCAACTCCAGCGCACGCGGCCATGTCACCCTGGTGGGCGCCGGCCCGGGCGACCCCGAGCTGCTGACCATCAAAGCCCTGAAGGCGATCCAGCAGGCCACCGTGGTGCTGGTGGACGATCTGGTCAACGAGGCCATCGTGGCCTTCGCTCAGCCCACCGCCCGCATCGTCTATGTCGGCAAACGCGGTGGTTGCAAATCCACCCCGCAGTCCTTTATCGAAAAGCTGATGGTCACCGCCGCGCTGGAAGGCGAAAACGTGGTGCGCCTCAAGGGCGGCGACCCGTTCATCTTTGGCCGCGGGGGCGAAGAGATGGAAGCTCTGCATGCAGCTGGCGTGCGCGTGGATGTCATCAACGGCATCACCGCGGGCATCGCCGCCGTGTCGTCACTGGGTGTGCCGCTCACCCACCGCGAACATGCGCACGGCGTGGTGTTTGTCACCGGCCATGCCAAGCCCGGCTCGGCCGGCACCGATTGGCGCGCACTCGCAGCCACGGCCCAGCAGGCGCGCCTGACCCTGGTCATCTACATGGGTGTCAGTGGTGCGGCCACCATACAAAACGAATTGCTGTACGGCCTGCCGAGCGACACGCCGGTGGCCATCATCCAGAACGCCAGCTTGCCGACGCAGCGCCAGGCCGTATGCACACTGGCGGAGCTGGAAAGCACGATTGCCCGTGAGCAATTGGCCAGCCCCAGCGTGATCGTGGTGGGTGATGTTTTGCAGGGTTTGCTGGCGGCGGGCGTAGACGCCAGGGAACTGCCCCTGAAACACCGGGCGGCCTGA
- the ybiB gene encoding DNA-binding protein YbiB encodes MGIAHYIKEIGRGSQGARPLNREQATDLFGQVLDGAVTDLEVGAFCLAMRIKGETAQEMAGFLDATHQRLHRLPASTGRPTIVIPSYNGARKLPVLTPLLALLLAREGLPVLVHGTATESRRVYTSEVLLALAIPAREAIESIAPGTVAFVPTALLHGGLQRLLDVRRVVGLRNPAHSLVKLMSPVEGKSLLVSSYTHPEYAVSMAETLAVVQGNALLLRGTEGEAVADPRRTPKMQGFINGEVVDQQAHQDGTLTTLPDLPPGLDAASTAAYIRSVLDGTQPVPTPIAQQVAHILHLVDSL; translated from the coding sequence ATGGGTATCGCACACTACATCAAGGAAATCGGCCGCGGCAGCCAAGGCGCGCGGCCACTGAACCGCGAGCAGGCGACCGACCTGTTTGGCCAGGTGCTGGACGGCGCGGTCACCGATCTGGAGGTGGGCGCCTTCTGCCTGGCCATGCGTATCAAGGGCGAAACGGCCCAGGAGATGGCAGGTTTCCTGGACGCCACCCACCAGCGCCTGCACCGCCTGCCAGCCAGCACGGGCCGGCCCACCATCGTCATCCCCAGCTACAACGGCGCACGCAAGCTGCCGGTGCTCACACCCCTGCTGGCACTGCTGCTGGCGCGCGAAGGCCTGCCGGTGCTGGTGCATGGCACGGCCACCGAATCCCGCCGGGTCTATACGTCAGAAGTGCTGCTAGCCCTCGCCATTCCTGCCCGGGAGGCTATTGAATCCATAGCACCCGGCACCGTGGCCTTTGTACCCACAGCTCTGTTGCACGGCGGCCTGCAGCGCCTGCTGGACGTGCGCCGTGTCGTCGGCCTGCGCAACCCGGCGCACAGCCTGGTCAAACTGATGAGCCCGGTAGAAGGCAAGAGCCTGCTGGTCAGCAGCTACACCCACCCCGAATACGCAGTCTCCATGGCCGAGACATTGGCCGTGGTGCAAGGCAATGCGCTCTTGCTGCGCGGCACCGAGGGTGAAGCCGTGGCAGACCCCCGCCGTACACCCAAGATGCAGGGCTTTATCAATGGCGAAGTGGTGGACCAGCAGGCCCACCAGGACGGCACACTGACCACCCTGCCCGATCTGCCACCCGGACTGGATGCAGCCAGCACCGCTGCCTATATTCGCAGTGTGCTGGATGGCACACAGCCCGTGCCCACGCCCATTGCTCAGCAGGTGGCCCATATATTGCATTTGGTGGATTCACTATGA